A single window of Nasonia vitripennis strain AsymCx chromosome 4, Nvit_psr_1.1, whole genome shotgun sequence DNA harbors:
- the LOC100123244 gene encoding xanthine dehydrogenase isoform X1: MESKQLYDVKENEDNHQIEKISNFLIFYVNGKMIKDCNIEPEWTLIYYLRNKLGLCGTKLGCSEGNCGACTVMISRFDRKNNKIIHLAANACLTPVCAMHGMAVTTVEGIGSTRNKLHPVQERLAKAHGSQCGFCTPGIVMSMYALLRSNPKPTMNDIDIAFQGNLCRCTGYRPIIEGLRTFTKEWEQSRMSKLKNHEEKLCALGNACCKKAFTSEPTALFDSKEFTPYDSSQEPIFPPSLQLSSNLDDEYLIISGKEVTWYRPTQLKKLLILKNQYPNAKIIVGNTEVGVEVKIKHLMYPVLIQSTAIKELKIIEEMNDGIKIGASVTLVEMESALRHQISTKHESRTRIFGSIVKMLHWFAGHQIRNVAAVGGNIMTGSPISDLNPIFLAVGIKLNLCSLNNGHRSVIMDNTFFLGYRRNIVAPDEVLLSIEVPFNTPNQYFVSYKQSKRRDDDITIVNMAMNVFFKPNTNIVQKINLTFGGMAPITVLAKKTCESLVGKNWDESILEAVTNNLVAELTLPGNAPGGMILYRRSLTLSLFFKGFISIWKKLHKDIPNIAPVLKELESASDGFHYLPPKSSQYYQMVSKDQSSIDLIGRPLIHASAFKQASGEAIYCDDIPRITGELYLALVLSTRAHARITGIDNSKAVALDGVVAYFDAKDIPEHRRFVGPIIKDEEVFVSEKVTCHGQVIAAIVAVDQVTAQKAARMVKIDYEELQPVLLTIEDAIEAKSFLEKDGRSITKGNVDEAFTNVDHILEGEIRMGGQEHFYLETQCSIAIPKEEHEMEIIASTQDLAEMQRLIAHVLDIPINRVTVRTKRLGGGFGGKESRSMLAALPVAFAAHSLQKPVRCMLDRDEDMMITGTRHPFLFKYKVGFSNEGLIKVLEVYVYANVGCSWDLSGPAISRTMAHIENAYRIPAIRVIGYLCKTNLPSNTAFRGFGGPQGMFCAETIIRHIADYLDRDVVQLSEINLYKEGDITHYNQKLENCTMQRCWIECLAFSNYEQRLAAVQKFNSENRYKKKGITVIPTKFGIAFETLFLNQGGALVHIYTDGSVLLTHGGIEMGQGVHTKMIQVASRILKVHPDKILITETATDKVPNATATAASTGSDLNGMAIMDACNKIMKRIKYIIDANPEGTWESWIEKAYFDRVSLSATGFYRTPDIGYDFATNSGTLYDYFTYGVACSEVIIDSLTGDHQVLRTDIVMDLGESLNPAIDIGQVEGGFIQGYGLFTMEEMIYSPTGIVYSRGPGVYKIPGFADIPQEFNVSLLKGSSNPRAVYSSKAIGEPPLFLSSSIFFAIKNAIKAARKDMNLHGYFRFDSPATAARIRMACTDDFTKKIGDGDGKKPWNITP; the protein is encoded by the exons ATGGAATCGAAACAACTGTACGATGTAAAAGAGAACGAAGATAACCatcaaattgaaaaaataagcaaCTTTTTAATATTCTATGTGAACGGTAAAATG ATTAAAGACTGCAACATTGAGCCAGAATGGacattaatttattacctgCGAAATAAAT TAGGATTATGCGGAACAAAACTTGGATGCTCGGAAGGTAACTGCGGAGCCTGCACAGTAATGATATCAAGATTTGATAGAAAGAACAACAAAATAAT TCATTTAGCAGCGAATGCATGTTTAACACCAGTGTGTGCAATGCATGGCATGGCTGTCACTACTGTTGAGGGCATCGGTAGTACAAGAAACAAACTTCACCCAGTACAAGAGCGCCTTGCTAAAGCTCATGGATCTCAATGCGGGTTTTGTACGCCAGGCATCGTTATGTCAATGTATGCTTTACTAAGAAGTAATCCAAAACCTACGATGAATGACATAGATATAGCTTTTCAAG GTAATTTATGCAGATGTACTGGCTATAGACCTATAATTGAAGGATTAAGAACTTTTACCAAAGAATGGGAACAATCACGTATGTCAAAGCTCAAAAATCATGAGGAAAAATTATGTGCCTTAGGAAATGCTTGTTGTAAAAAGGCTTTCACATCAGAACCAACCGCTTTATTTGATTCTAAGGAATTCACACCGTACGATTCTTCACAAGAACCTATTTTTCCGCCAAGTTTACAG tTATCGTCGAACTTAGATGATGAGTATTTAATAATCAGTGGAAAAGAAGTTACTTGGTATAGACCAACGCAATTAAAGAAGCtgcttattttaaaaaatcaatatccaaatgcaaaaataataGTAGGCAACACAGAAGTAG GTGTGGAAGTGAAAATCAAACACCTAATGTATCCAGTTCTAATTCAATCAACtgcaataaaagaattaaaaatcattgaaGAAATGAATGATGGAATTAAAATAGGAGCTAGTGTCACGTTAGTGGAGATGGAATCTGCCCTTCGGCATCAAATTAGTACTAAACATG aaTCCAGAACAAGAATATTTGGAAGCATCGTTAAAATGTTACATTGGTTTGCTGGTCATCAAATAAGAAATGTTGCC GCAGTAGGAGGGAACATCATGACAGGAAGTCCAATTTCGGATTTGAATCCAATTTTTTTGGCTGTCggtattaaattaaatttgtgtAGTCTTAACAACGGCCATAGATCTGTTATCATggataatacattttttcttggTTACCGACGCAACATCGTTGCTCCGGATGAAGTATTATTATCCATTGAAGTACCTTTTAACACGCCG aatcAGTATTTTGTTTCATATAAACAATCCAAACGGCGTGATGACGATATTACAATAGTTAACATGGCTatgaatgtattttttaaacctAATACTAACATTGTTCAGAAAATAAATCTAACTTTTGGCGGCATGGCTCCTATTACTGTATTGGCAAAAAAAACTTGTGAATCTTTGGTGGGAAA gAATTGGGATGAAAGTATTTTAGAGGCTGTAACCAACAATTTAGTTGCGGAATTGACTCTTCCCGGGAATGCACCAGGTGGGATGATACTGTATCGACGTTCATTAACTTTGAG tttatttttcaaaggttTCATAAGCATATGGAAAAAATTACACAAAGACATCCCAAACATAGCACCAGTATTAAAAGAATTGGAATCTGCTTCTGATGGTTTTCATTACTTACCTCCTAAGAGTTCTCAATATTACCAAATG GTTTCCAAAGATCAGTCATCGATTGATTTGATTGGAAGGCCTCTAATACACGCCAGTGCATTTAAACAAGCAAGTGGAGAAGCAATCTATTGTGATGATATCCCTCGAATAACGGGCGAACTTTATTTAGCTCTCGTGTTATCAACAAGGGCTCATGCCAGGATAACAGGGATCGATAATTCTAAAGCTGTTGCTTTAGATGGCGTAGTGGCCTATTTTGATGCAAAAGATATTCCGGAGCATCGCCGATTCGTCGGTCCCATTATAAAAGATGAAGAAGTTTTTGTTTCGGAAAAA GTAACATGTCATGGCCAAGTGATTGCAGCAATAGTAGCTGTTGATCAAGTGACAGCTCAAAAAGCAGCTAGGATGGTTAAAATTGATTACGAAGAACTGCAACCTGTACTTTTGACGATTGAG GATGctattgaggcaaaatcattTCTCGAAAAAGATGGAAGAAGTATCACCAAAGGGAACGTCGACGAAGCGTTTACCAATGTAGATCACATACTCGAGGGAGAAATAAGAATGGGAGGTCAAGAGCATTTTTATTTGGAAACTCAGTGCTCCATTGCTATACCAAAAGAAGAACATGAAATGGAAATCATAGCATCAACACAAGATCTTGCAGAAATGCAACGACTCATTGCTCATGTTCTTGACATTCCAATTAACAGAGTTACAGTACGTACTAAGAGATTAGGTGGTGGCTTTGGTGGTAAAGAATCGCGCAGTATGCTTGCTGCACTGCCAGTTGCGTTTGCTGCGCACAG CTTACAAAAACCTGTGCGATGTATGCTAGATAGAGATGAGGACATGATGATCACTGGAACCAGGCATCCATTTTTGTTCAAATACAAAGTGGGATTTTCTAATGAAGGATTAATAAAAGTCCTCGAAGTATATGTTTACGCTAATGTTGGTTGTTCGTGGGATTTATCAGGCCCA GCTATATCACGTACAATGGCCCATATAGAAAACGCTTATAGGATACCAGCTATCAGAGTCATCGGGTACTTATGCAAAACCAATTTGCCTTCAAATACAGCCTTTCGTGGTTTTGGAGGACCTCAAGGAATGTTTTGCGCTGAAACTATAATACGACACATTGCGGATTATCTTGATCGAGATGTTGTGCAG CTTtctgaaataaatttatacaaaGAAGGCGACATCACACATTATAACCAAAAACTAGAAAATTGCACGATGCAACGGTGTTGGATTGAATGTCTTGCATTCTCAAACTATGAACAAAGATTAGCAGctgtacaaaaatttaatag tgaaaacagatataaaaaaaaaggaataaccGTGATTCCCACAAAATTCGGCATAGCATTTGAGACGCTGTTTCTTAATCAAGGTGGTGCGCTTGTTCATATTTATACTGACGGATCCGTTCTTTTAACGCATGGAGGCATAGAAATGGGGCAAGGAGTACACACTAAAATGATTCAA GTTGCTAGTAGAATTTTGAAAGTACATCCTGACAAAATTCTTATCACAGAGACAGCTACAGACAAAGTTCCAAATGCGACTGCTACAGCCGCAAGTACTGGGTCTGATTTAAATGGAATGGCTATTATG GATGCAtgcaataaaataatgaaacgaaTCAAATATATAATAGATGCTAATCCCGAAGGCACTTGGGAAAGTTGGATAGAAAAAGCTTATTTCGACCGAGTAAGTCTTTCTGCAACTGGATTTTACAGAACGCCCGATATAGGATACGATTTTGCAACAAACTCGGGCACtttatatgattattttaCATACGGGGTAGCATGTTCTGAAGTAATCATTGATAGTCTTACCGGAGACCACCAG GTCTTAAGAACTGATATCGTTATGGATTTGGGAGAAAGTTTAAATCCTGCGATCGATATCGGACAAGTGGAAGGAGGATTTATTCAAGGTTATGGACTTTTTACAATGGAAGAGATGATTTACTCGCCAACTGGAATAGTTTATAGTCGAGGTCCAGGAGTTTATAAAATCCCTGGTTTTGCAGATATACCACAAGAGTTCAACGTTTCATTGTTAAAGGGTTCATCCAATCCAAGAGCAGTATATTCATCGAAG GCCATAGGCGAACCACCGCTATTTTTATCTTCGTCAATTttctttgcaataaaaaatgcGATCAAAGCTGCTCGCAAAGATATGAACTTGCATGGGTATTTTAGATTCGATTCGCCAGCGACTGCCGCTCGCATCCGAATGGCTTGCACTGatgattttacaaaaaag ATTGGAGATGGTGATGGAAAAAAACCTTGGAATATAACCCCCTAA
- the LOC100123244 gene encoding xanthine dehydrogenase isoform X2 gives MISRFDRKNNKIIHLAANACLTPVCAMHGMAVTTVEGIGSTRNKLHPVQERLAKAHGSQCGFCTPGIVMSMYALLRSNPKPTMNDIDIAFQGNLCRCTGYRPIIEGLRTFTKEWEQSRMSKLKNHEEKLCALGNACCKKAFTSEPTALFDSKEFTPYDSSQEPIFPPSLQLSSNLDDEYLIISGKEVTWYRPTQLKKLLILKNQYPNAKIIVGNTEVGVEVKIKHLMYPVLIQSTAIKELKIIEEMNDGIKIGASVTLVEMESALRHQISTKHESRTRIFGSIVKMLHWFAGHQIRNVAAVGGNIMTGSPISDLNPIFLAVGIKLNLCSLNNGHRSVIMDNTFFLGYRRNIVAPDEVLLSIEVPFNTPNQYFVSYKQSKRRDDDITIVNMAMNVFFKPNTNIVQKINLTFGGMAPITVLAKKTCESLVGKNWDESILEAVTNNLVAELTLPGNAPGGMILYRRSLTLSLFFKGFISIWKKLHKDIPNIAPVLKELESASDGFHYLPPKSSQYYQMVSKDQSSIDLIGRPLIHASAFKQASGEAIYCDDIPRITGELYLALVLSTRAHARITGIDNSKAVALDGVVAYFDAKDIPEHRRFVGPIIKDEEVFVSEKVTCHGQVIAAIVAVDQVTAQKAARMVKIDYEELQPVLLTIEDAIEAKSFLEKDGRSITKGNVDEAFTNVDHILEGEIRMGGQEHFYLETQCSIAIPKEEHEMEIIASTQDLAEMQRLIAHVLDIPINRVTVRTKRLGGGFGGKESRSMLAALPVAFAAHSLQKPVRCMLDRDEDMMITGTRHPFLFKYKVGFSNEGLIKVLEVYVYANVGCSWDLSGPAISRTMAHIENAYRIPAIRVIGYLCKTNLPSNTAFRGFGGPQGMFCAETIIRHIADYLDRDVVQLSEINLYKEGDITHYNQKLENCTMQRCWIECLAFSNYEQRLAAVQKFNSENRYKKKGITVIPTKFGIAFETLFLNQGGALVHIYTDGSVLLTHGGIEMGQGVHTKMIQVASRILKVHPDKILITETATDKVPNATATAASTGSDLNGMAIMDACNKIMKRIKYIIDANPEGTWESWIEKAYFDRVSLSATGFYRTPDIGYDFATNSGTLYDYFTYGVACSEVIIDSLTGDHQVLRTDIVMDLGESLNPAIDIGQVEGGFIQGYGLFTMEEMIYSPTGIVYSRGPGVYKIPGFADIPQEFNVSLLKGSSNPRAVYSSKAIGEPPLFLSSSIFFAIKNAIKAARKDMNLHGYFRFDSPATAARIRMACTDDFTKKIGDGDGKKPWNITP, from the exons ATGATATCAAGATTTGATAGAAAGAACAACAAAATAAT TCATTTAGCAGCGAATGCATGTTTAACACCAGTGTGTGCAATGCATGGCATGGCTGTCACTACTGTTGAGGGCATCGGTAGTACAAGAAACAAACTTCACCCAGTACAAGAGCGCCTTGCTAAAGCTCATGGATCTCAATGCGGGTTTTGTACGCCAGGCATCGTTATGTCAATGTATGCTTTACTAAGAAGTAATCCAAAACCTACGATGAATGACATAGATATAGCTTTTCAAG GTAATTTATGCAGATGTACTGGCTATAGACCTATAATTGAAGGATTAAGAACTTTTACCAAAGAATGGGAACAATCACGTATGTCAAAGCTCAAAAATCATGAGGAAAAATTATGTGCCTTAGGAAATGCTTGTTGTAAAAAGGCTTTCACATCAGAACCAACCGCTTTATTTGATTCTAAGGAATTCACACCGTACGATTCTTCACAAGAACCTATTTTTCCGCCAAGTTTACAG tTATCGTCGAACTTAGATGATGAGTATTTAATAATCAGTGGAAAAGAAGTTACTTGGTATAGACCAACGCAATTAAAGAAGCtgcttattttaaaaaatcaatatccaaatgcaaaaataataGTAGGCAACACAGAAGTAG GTGTGGAAGTGAAAATCAAACACCTAATGTATCCAGTTCTAATTCAATCAACtgcaataaaagaattaaaaatcattgaaGAAATGAATGATGGAATTAAAATAGGAGCTAGTGTCACGTTAGTGGAGATGGAATCTGCCCTTCGGCATCAAATTAGTACTAAACATG aaTCCAGAACAAGAATATTTGGAAGCATCGTTAAAATGTTACATTGGTTTGCTGGTCATCAAATAAGAAATGTTGCC GCAGTAGGAGGGAACATCATGACAGGAAGTCCAATTTCGGATTTGAATCCAATTTTTTTGGCTGTCggtattaaattaaatttgtgtAGTCTTAACAACGGCCATAGATCTGTTATCATggataatacattttttcttggTTACCGACGCAACATCGTTGCTCCGGATGAAGTATTATTATCCATTGAAGTACCTTTTAACACGCCG aatcAGTATTTTGTTTCATATAAACAATCCAAACGGCGTGATGACGATATTACAATAGTTAACATGGCTatgaatgtattttttaaacctAATACTAACATTGTTCAGAAAATAAATCTAACTTTTGGCGGCATGGCTCCTATTACTGTATTGGCAAAAAAAACTTGTGAATCTTTGGTGGGAAA gAATTGGGATGAAAGTATTTTAGAGGCTGTAACCAACAATTTAGTTGCGGAATTGACTCTTCCCGGGAATGCACCAGGTGGGATGATACTGTATCGACGTTCATTAACTTTGAG tttatttttcaaaggttTCATAAGCATATGGAAAAAATTACACAAAGACATCCCAAACATAGCACCAGTATTAAAAGAATTGGAATCTGCTTCTGATGGTTTTCATTACTTACCTCCTAAGAGTTCTCAATATTACCAAATG GTTTCCAAAGATCAGTCATCGATTGATTTGATTGGAAGGCCTCTAATACACGCCAGTGCATTTAAACAAGCAAGTGGAGAAGCAATCTATTGTGATGATATCCCTCGAATAACGGGCGAACTTTATTTAGCTCTCGTGTTATCAACAAGGGCTCATGCCAGGATAACAGGGATCGATAATTCTAAAGCTGTTGCTTTAGATGGCGTAGTGGCCTATTTTGATGCAAAAGATATTCCGGAGCATCGCCGATTCGTCGGTCCCATTATAAAAGATGAAGAAGTTTTTGTTTCGGAAAAA GTAACATGTCATGGCCAAGTGATTGCAGCAATAGTAGCTGTTGATCAAGTGACAGCTCAAAAAGCAGCTAGGATGGTTAAAATTGATTACGAAGAACTGCAACCTGTACTTTTGACGATTGAG GATGctattgaggcaaaatcattTCTCGAAAAAGATGGAAGAAGTATCACCAAAGGGAACGTCGACGAAGCGTTTACCAATGTAGATCACATACTCGAGGGAGAAATAAGAATGGGAGGTCAAGAGCATTTTTATTTGGAAACTCAGTGCTCCATTGCTATACCAAAAGAAGAACATGAAATGGAAATCATAGCATCAACACAAGATCTTGCAGAAATGCAACGACTCATTGCTCATGTTCTTGACATTCCAATTAACAGAGTTACAGTACGTACTAAGAGATTAGGTGGTGGCTTTGGTGGTAAAGAATCGCGCAGTATGCTTGCTGCACTGCCAGTTGCGTTTGCTGCGCACAG CTTACAAAAACCTGTGCGATGTATGCTAGATAGAGATGAGGACATGATGATCACTGGAACCAGGCATCCATTTTTGTTCAAATACAAAGTGGGATTTTCTAATGAAGGATTAATAAAAGTCCTCGAAGTATATGTTTACGCTAATGTTGGTTGTTCGTGGGATTTATCAGGCCCA GCTATATCACGTACAATGGCCCATATAGAAAACGCTTATAGGATACCAGCTATCAGAGTCATCGGGTACTTATGCAAAACCAATTTGCCTTCAAATACAGCCTTTCGTGGTTTTGGAGGACCTCAAGGAATGTTTTGCGCTGAAACTATAATACGACACATTGCGGATTATCTTGATCGAGATGTTGTGCAG CTTtctgaaataaatttatacaaaGAAGGCGACATCACACATTATAACCAAAAACTAGAAAATTGCACGATGCAACGGTGTTGGATTGAATGTCTTGCATTCTCAAACTATGAACAAAGATTAGCAGctgtacaaaaatttaatag tgaaaacagatataaaaaaaaaggaataaccGTGATTCCCACAAAATTCGGCATAGCATTTGAGACGCTGTTTCTTAATCAAGGTGGTGCGCTTGTTCATATTTATACTGACGGATCCGTTCTTTTAACGCATGGAGGCATAGAAATGGGGCAAGGAGTACACACTAAAATGATTCAA GTTGCTAGTAGAATTTTGAAAGTACATCCTGACAAAATTCTTATCACAGAGACAGCTACAGACAAAGTTCCAAATGCGACTGCTACAGCCGCAAGTACTGGGTCTGATTTAAATGGAATGGCTATTATG GATGCAtgcaataaaataatgaaacgaaTCAAATATATAATAGATGCTAATCCCGAAGGCACTTGGGAAAGTTGGATAGAAAAAGCTTATTTCGACCGAGTAAGTCTTTCTGCAACTGGATTTTACAGAACGCCCGATATAGGATACGATTTTGCAACAAACTCGGGCACtttatatgattattttaCATACGGGGTAGCATGTTCTGAAGTAATCATTGATAGTCTTACCGGAGACCACCAG GTCTTAAGAACTGATATCGTTATGGATTTGGGAGAAAGTTTAAATCCTGCGATCGATATCGGACAAGTGGAAGGAGGATTTATTCAAGGTTATGGACTTTTTACAATGGAAGAGATGATTTACTCGCCAACTGGAATAGTTTATAGTCGAGGTCCAGGAGTTTATAAAATCCCTGGTTTTGCAGATATACCACAAGAGTTCAACGTTTCATTGTTAAAGGGTTCATCCAATCCAAGAGCAGTATATTCATCGAAG GCCATAGGCGAACCACCGCTATTTTTATCTTCGTCAATTttctttgcaataaaaaatgcGATCAAAGCTGCTCGCAAAGATATGAACTTGCATGGGTATTTTAGATTCGATTCGCCAGCGACTGCCGCTCGCATCCGAATGGCTTGCACTGatgattttacaaaaaag ATTGGAGATGGTGATGGAAAAAAACCTTGGAATATAACCCCCTAA